The following are encoded together in the Pseudomonas sediminis genome:
- a CDS encoding PleD family two-component system response regulator — protein sequence MTEHPDPSRDRLKHHFAQRVIHQARQVLEVWQRLQRSEWNDAGMAELTEANLRLLRYAERFEQIEHAQLAQIIGTSLDEVVENRGRLNSTLIARLNQAMQRLSRTGLRHSDAFEQTFLPPLRKPVYLALQDAQRAERLAQQLEFFGLAAQALSDERAFRAAITERHPAAIVMDVDFAGAGLELAGSVQEGLEQKIPLLFFSHCNTDTPTRLAAVRAGGQEFFTGSLDASSLLERIEVLTHVSQYDPYKVLIVDDSKAQATQTERVLNSAGILTHTLTEPILAMDALAEFQPDLIILDMYMPECNGTELAKVIRHNDRYVSVPIIYLSAEDDLDKQLDAMSEGGDDFLTKPIKPRHLIATVRNRAARARNLKARMVRDSLTGLYNHTHTLQLLDDACFRARREEQPLAFAMLDIDHFKKVNDTYGHPMGDRVIKSLALFLKQRLRKTDHIGRYGGEEFAVVLPDTDEQSALKVLEEIRQRFAEIHYPAQPQDLSCTFSCGIAMLQAGLDGNALSKRADEALYKAKHGGRNRVELYDDE from the coding sequence ATGACCGAGCACCCGGATCCCAGTCGCGATCGCCTCAAGCATCACTTCGCCCAGCGCGTGATTCATCAGGCGCGCCAGGTGCTGGAAGTATGGCAACGCCTGCAGCGCAGCGAATGGAACGACGCCGGCATGGCCGAGCTGACCGAAGCCAACCTGCGCCTGCTGCGTTACGCCGAGCGCTTCGAGCAGATCGAGCATGCGCAACTGGCGCAAATCATTGGCACCAGCCTCGACGAGGTCGTGGAAAATCGCGGCCGTCTCAACAGTACGCTGATCGCTCGCCTCAATCAGGCCATGCAACGCCTTTCACGTACCGGCCTGCGCCATAGCGACGCCTTCGAGCAAACCTTCCTGCCACCGCTGCGCAAACCGGTCTATCTCGCCCTGCAGGATGCCCAACGCGCCGAGCGCCTGGCCCAGCAACTGGAGTTCTTCGGCCTGGCCGCGCAGGCACTGAGCGATGAGCGTGCTTTCCGCGCCGCCATCACCGAACGCCACCCCGCCGCCATCGTCATGGACGTCGACTTCGCCGGCGCCGGGCTGGAGCTGGCAGGCTCGGTGCAGGAAGGCCTGGAGCAGAAGATTCCGCTGCTGTTCTTCAGCCACTGCAACACCGATACCCCGACACGCCTGGCCGCCGTACGCGCCGGCGGCCAGGAGTTCTTCACTGGCTCGCTGGATGCATCGAGCCTGCTCGAGCGCATCGAAGTGCTGACTCACGTCTCGCAATACGACCCGTACAAGGTGCTGATCGTCGACGACTCCAAAGCCCAGGCGACCCAAACCGAGCGCGTACTCAACAGCGCCGGCATCCTCACCCACACCCTTACCGAGCCTATCCTGGCAATGGATGCGCTGGCCGAGTTCCAGCCGGATCTGATCATCCTCGACATGTACATGCCCGAGTGCAACGGCACCGAACTGGCCAAGGTGATCCGCCACAACGACCGCTACGTCAGCGTGCCGATCATCTATCTGTCGGCCGAGGACGACCTCGACAAGCAGCTCGATGCCATGAGCGAGGGCGGCGATGACTTCCTCACCAAGCCGATCAAACCACGCCACCTGATCGCCACCGTACGCAACCGCGCGGCACGTGCGCGCAACCTCAAGGCGCGCATGGTGCGTGACAGCCTGACCGGCCTGTACAACCACACTCACACCCTGCAACTGCTCGACGACGCCTGCTTCCGCGCACGCCGCGAAGAGCAACCGCTGGCCTTCGCCATGCTCGACATCGACCACTTCAAGAAGGTCAACGACACCTACGGCCACCCCATGGGCGACCGGGTGATCAAGAGCCTGGCGCTGTTCCTCAAGCAACGCCTGCGCAAGACCGACCATATCGGCCGTTATGGCGGCGAGGAATTCGCCGTGGTACTGCCCGACACCGATGAACAATCGGCGCTCAAGGTACTGGAGGAAATTCGCCAGCGCTTCGCCGAGATCCACTACCCGGCGCAACCGCAGGACCTGTCCTGCACCTTCAGCTGCGGCATCGCGATGCTGCAAGCTGGCCTGGACGGCAACGCACTGTCCAAACGCGCCGACGAAGCGCTGTACAAGGCCAAACATGGTGGTCGTAACCGCGTGGAGCTGTACGACGACGAATAA
- a CDS encoding DUF2333 family protein, whose protein sequence is MLDWKNRSTNSQGSADKASGRDRSGGNLIARSLGGLIGVYLLIALVVGWYWSQEPSAFQVQQHAQSAAQQAQRQMVIGYTTVETLKQVASTLLDKPGGYLSNDLAPPGLWLDNMPSWEYGVLVQVRDFSRALRKDFARSQSQSTEDPDLAKAEPRFHFDNKSWALPASESEYREGIKSLDRYLDRLSDTGQKNAQFYARADNLNNWLGDAGTRLGSLSQRLSASVGQVRLNENLQVGNDAEESGLVGRDGVYETPWLQIDNVFYEARGQAWALAHLLRAIEVDFADVLAKKNATVSVRQIIRELEAAQATLWSPMILNGSGYGVLANHSLVMANYISRANAGMIDLRQLLSQG, encoded by the coding sequence ATGCTGGACTGGAAGAATCGCTCGACGAACTCGCAGGGCAGCGCCGATAAGGCCTCAGGGCGCGACCGCAGCGGTGGCAACCTGATCGCTCGATCACTGGGCGGCCTGATCGGTGTCTATCTGCTGATCGCCCTGGTGGTTGGCTGGTACTGGAGTCAGGAGCCGTCTGCGTTTCAGGTGCAGCAGCATGCTCAGAGCGCGGCGCAGCAGGCGCAGCGCCAGATGGTGATCGGTTACACCACGGTGGAAACCCTCAAACAGGTCGCCAGCACGCTGCTCGACAAGCCGGGCGGCTACCTGTCCAACGACCTCGCGCCGCCCGGCCTGTGGCTGGACAACATGCCGAGCTGGGAATACGGCGTACTGGTGCAGGTGCGTGATTTCTCCCGTGCGCTGCGCAAGGATTTCGCCCGCTCGCAGTCGCAGTCGACCGAAGACCCGGATCTGGCCAAGGCCGAACCGCGTTTCCACTTCGATAACAAGAGCTGGGCATTGCCGGCGTCCGAGTCCGAATACCGCGAGGGCATCAAGTCGCTGGATCGCTATCTGGATCGTCTGTCTGATACGGGGCAGAAGAATGCGCAGTTCTATGCCCGTGCCGACAACCTCAACAACTGGCTGGGCGATGCTGGTACCCGTCTCGGCTCGCTGTCGCAGCGCCTGTCGGCCAGCGTCGGCCAGGTGCGCCTGAACGAGAACCTGCAGGTGGGCAACGACGCCGAGGAGTCCGGACTGGTAGGGCGAGATGGCGTGTACGAGACGCCGTGGCTGCAGATCGACAACGTGTTCTACGAAGCCCGCGGTCAGGCCTGGGCGCTGGCTCACCTGCTGCGCGCGATCGAGGTCGACTTCGCTGACGTGCTGGCGAAGAAGAACGCCACCGTCAGCGTGCGCCAGATCATTCGTGAGCTGGAGGCCGCGCAGGCCACCCTGTGGAGCCCGATGATCCTTAACGGCAGTGGTTATGGTGTTCTGGCCAACCATTCGTTGGTGATGGCCAACTACATCTCCCGTGCCAATGCCGGCATGATTGATCTGCGTCAGCTGCTGAGCCAGGGTTGA
- a CDS encoding methyl-accepting chemotaxis protein: protein MRLKLLTNLNTLLLVTVCVALAATLWWSQRELQQPVQMMERYLTLSQQFQREVADNIQAYLASGNTVQHSAATQAIDAFDESIEQLPQQLTTELRPSLEQLRDFSANQLLAAGKLAGDPQGLLLQAEREMLAALEQLNQYAASGSGPAAGDYRQPLQDASSRLLKLAHARERFISQGRSELLGDVERELKALAQQVETLDKLPLLGVQQADSSASVGFAALLGLDDAQQEQEAQDRGIDLKRELGTLVRRYPSELQRTRELVEQRQQLAVTTTERVTQVQQALAALEPLVKGEYARIQGEVRLIQGLMIGLILLIALVIDRIQRRLAQVLGRLVPALSQWASGDFATPISIHSRTRELRDIEDSLNHLRRYLVELVASIRGHAEHVAGSSRTLADLSGGLHGGAERQANDTALIRDALGELEATIGQVAQDASQTADASRDADRALAQGQQVIGQSLEGLHALVSEVQDNAQAIERLADETATIGSVLTVIRGIAEQTNLLALNAAIEAARAGEAGRGFAVVADEVRSLSQRTGSATAEIQEVIGRLQQAAHQSVQAMRAQVEHAEATAGKAEAADGALDEIVSAIRTIASMAQRIAEATAQQSGAVGEIREHGERIHQLGDDNLGLIASGRNESERLLQLGGQLHSAVQAFRV, encoded by the coding sequence ATGCGCCTCAAGCTGCTTACCAACCTCAATACTCTGTTGCTGGTCACCGTCTGTGTCGCCCTGGCGGCAACCTTGTGGTGGTCGCAGCGCGAGTTGCAGCAGCCGGTGCAAATGATGGAGCGCTACCTGACGCTATCCCAGCAGTTTCAGCGCGAAGTGGCCGACAACATTCAGGCCTACCTGGCCAGCGGCAACACCGTGCAACACAGCGCTGCAACCCAGGCCATCGACGCCTTCGACGAATCTATCGAACAACTGCCGCAACAACTGACCACCGAGCTGCGCCCCAGCCTGGAACAACTGCGCGACTTCAGCGCCAATCAGCTGCTGGCCGCCGGCAAGCTGGCTGGCGATCCACAGGGTCTGCTGCTGCAAGCCGAGCGCGAGATGCTCGCCGCTTTGGAACAGCTCAACCAGTACGCAGCCAGTGGCAGCGGCCCGGCAGCCGGTGACTATCGCCAGCCGCTGCAGGACGCGAGCTCGCGCCTGCTGAAGCTTGCTCACGCCCGTGAACGCTTCATCAGCCAGGGCCGCAGTGAACTGCTCGGCGATGTCGAGCGCGAACTCAAGGCCCTTGCCCAGCAGGTCGAGACGCTGGATAAGCTGCCGCTACTTGGCGTGCAACAAGCCGACAGCTCTGCCAGCGTCGGTTTCGCCGCGCTGCTCGGGCTGGACGACGCCCAGCAGGAGCAAGAGGCGCAGGATCGCGGCATCGACCTGAAACGTGAACTGGGGACGCTGGTGCGCCGCTACCCCAGCGAACTGCAACGCACCCGCGAACTGGTCGAGCAACGCCAGCAACTGGCCGTGACCACGACCGAGCGCGTGACCCAGGTGCAGCAGGCACTGGCGGCGCTGGAGCCGCTGGTAAAAGGTGAGTACGCGCGCATTCAGGGCGAGGTAAGGCTGATTCAGGGCCTGATGATCGGCCTGATCCTGCTGATCGCCCTGGTTATCGACCGCATCCAAAGGCGCCTGGCACAGGTGCTCGGACGCCTGGTACCGGCGCTGTCGCAATGGGCTAGCGGTGATTTCGCGACGCCGATCAGCATCCACTCTCGCACCCGCGAGTTGCGCGATATCGAAGATTCGCTCAATCACCTGCGCCGCTATCTGGTGGAGCTGGTCGCCAGCATCCGCGGCCACGCCGAGCATGTTGCTGGCTCAAGCCGCACCCTGGCCGACCTCAGCGGCGGCCTGCACGGCGGCGCCGAACGCCAGGCCAACGATACCGCGCTGATCCGCGACGCACTGGGCGAGCTGGAAGCAACCATCGGCCAGGTCGCCCAGGACGCCAGCCAGACAGCCGATGCCAGCCGCGACGCCGACCGCGCCCTGGCTCAGGGCCAGCAAGTCATCGGCCAGAGCCTGGAGGGCCTGCATGCACTGGTCAGCGAGGTGCAGGACAATGCCCAGGCCATCGAACGCCTGGCCGATGAGACCGCCACCATTGGCAGCGTGCTGACGGTGATTCGCGGCATCGCCGAACAGACCAACCTGCTGGCCCTCAACGCCGCCATCGAAGCCGCGCGTGCCGGTGAGGCCGGCCGTGGCTTCGCCGTGGTCGCCGACGAGGTTCGCTCGTTGTCGCAACGCACCGGTAGCGCCACCGCGGAAATCCAGGAGGTCATCGGTCGCCTGCAACAGGCCGCACACCAGTCCGTACAGGCGATGCGCGCGCAGGTCGAACACGCCGAGGCGACTGCCGGCAAGGCCGAGGCCGCCGACGGCGCTCTGGATGAAATCGTCAGCGCCATACGCACCATCGCCAGCATGGCCCAGCGCATCGCCGAGGCTACCGCGCAGCAGAGCGGTGCAGTCGGCGAGATTCGCGAACATGGCGAACGCATCCACCAACTGGGTGACGACAATCTCGGTCTGATCGCCAGCGGACGCAACGAGAGCGAACGCCTGCTGCAGCTTGGCGGCCAGTTGCACAGCGCCGTGCAGGCGTTTCGCGTCTAG